Proteins from a single region of Verrucomicrobiota bacterium:
- a CDS encoding chemotaxis protein CheB: MIGQEESSSALHVDNNNLNPTHVIGVGASAGGLEALQILFKDLPANTNMAFIVIQHLSPDYRSLMVELLAKCSTMTVLRAENGLRIQANHVYLIPPKNNLTIKDSTLYLTETYAKDGLNLPIDIFLHSLAADYLDKAIAIILSGTGSDGTKGIREIKSKSGLVIVQDEISAKFSGMPNSAIATGLADHVLPIHDIPLKIKQIAFPNQAINYISTKDKSSHHDDDDDDSSLDRSGIEKILRLVRSETRIDFTPYKETTIYRRIQRQMSENHIHSVDEYLLFLEHKKQELHNLAKDLLIRVTRFLRDASAFESLRRLAIPELVTEASRTGILRIWVCGCATGEEAYSLAMLIEEELAKISLRLDVKIFATDADRESIEFAGNGIYPPSAVEDMPELYLKKYFSRSGNNYQINRFIRDRVIFAVQNILRDPPFTRIDLVTCRNLLIYIKPDYQKKVLSYFNFALRNKGILFLGSSETIGELNLSFDTIDLKSKLFRKNNANRLYMGGMLSETTTHDVSTYRSTLPPKGITVSTKTASPRWWQSVITSLINDQAATCFIINHANEILHSFGEPEKFLKVQPGKASLNLINLLPREMGVLLSLALNKSRKSGKTAESSSIKLTELSEGNTEYRLRAIPLNDEDSTDQVLAIIESCHVKDPIEDTEPIQLTSQTEQRIADLEQELESTRESLQAAIEETEASNEELQATNEELIASNEELQSTNEELESVNEELHTLNSEYQEKIQDLTDLNDDINNLLQTTDLGLLLLDTSMCIRRFTMALTREINILPHDVGRPLSDLSHPIIAKILPEAEEVISTRKPVEKTIKLNRRTWYLVRVTPFETQEGENQGLVITVINVTQVKNQEDQIRKDLQKFKKAEQIKEVILNSLPSHIAILDNKGIITDVNDAWRKFGDENGLQDEHSCIGTSYFNAVESADGFCTKEKSNVVEGLKKILMGGSKHFSLEYPCHSETEERWFRMDIAPLIVSRKVIGAVVMHTNITLEFDARSLQSSG, translated from the coding sequence ATGATCGGGCAGGAAGAGTCAAGCTCAGCACTCCATGTGGATAATAACAACCTAAATCCAACCCATGTTATAGGGGTTGGAGCCTCCGCAGGTGGGCTTGAGGCCCTACAGATTTTATTCAAGGATCTACCCGCCAACACCAACATGGCTTTTATAGTCATACAACATTTATCGCCCGATTATCGTAGCCTAATGGTTGAATTACTTGCTAAGTGCTCGACCATGACGGTTCTCAGAGCCGAGAATGGACTGCGGATACAAGCCAATCATGTCTATCTCATCCCCCCAAAAAATAATCTCACCATCAAAGACTCCACCTTATACTTAACTGAGACCTATGCTAAAGATGGTCTAAATCTACCAATTGATATCTTTCTACATTCACTAGCCGCTGACTATCTCGATAAGGCTATTGCTATCATACTTTCAGGCACAGGTAGCGATGGAACAAAAGGCATTCGAGAAATTAAATCAAAGTCCGGCCTCGTTATTGTTCAAGATGAAATCTCCGCGAAATTTAGTGGCATGCCTAATAGCGCTATTGCAACTGGATTGGCAGATCACGTATTACCTATCCATGATATCCCCCTTAAAATTAAGCAGATAGCATTCCCGAATCAAGCAATCAACTACATTTCCACAAAAGATAAGAGCAGCCATCATGATGATGATGATGATGACAGTTCGCTCGACCGAAGCGGAATAGAAAAAATACTTCGCTTAGTACGTTCTGAAACACGCATCGACTTCACACCATACAAAGAAACCACTATATACAGGCGTATTCAGCGACAAATGTCTGAGAACCATATTCACTCCGTCGATGAATACCTTCTTTTCCTGGAGCATAAAAAGCAAGAGCTCCATAACTTAGCTAAAGATTTACTTATTCGCGTTACTCGATTTCTTCGCGACGCTTCTGCTTTTGAAAGCCTACGCAGATTGGCTATCCCTGAATTGGTGACTGAAGCGAGCAGGACTGGAATACTAAGAATTTGGGTATGCGGCTGTGCTACGGGAGAAGAGGCTTACTCTCTAGCTATGCTCATCGAAGAAGAGCTCGCTAAAATATCTCTGCGACTTGATGTTAAAATCTTTGCGACAGATGCAGACAGAGAGAGTATTGAGTTTGCTGGTAATGGAATTTACCCACCCAGTGCAGTGGAAGATATGCCTGAGTTATATTTAAAAAAATATTTTTCTCGCAGTGGAAATAACTACCAAATCAATCGCTTTATCAGAGATCGGGTTATCTTTGCTGTGCAAAACATCCTCCGCGACCCCCCTTTTACGCGAATTGATTTAGTGACCTGTAGGAATTTATTGATTTACATCAAGCCGGATTACCAGAAGAAAGTGCTCTCCTATTTTAACTTTGCTCTTAGGAATAAAGGGATTCTCTTCTTAGGGTCGAGCGAAACCATTGGAGAACTCAATCTTTCATTTGATACTATAGATCTCAAATCAAAGCTATTCCGTAAAAATAATGCTAACCGCCTTTATATGGGTGGTATGTTGTCAGAGACGACAACACATGACGTTTCAACCTACAGATCAACACTTCCACCGAAAGGGATCACCGTTTCCACTAAAACAGCCTCTCCTCGCTGGTGGCAATCTGTGATAACCTCGCTCATTAACGACCAGGCTGCTACTTGTTTTATCATTAATCATGCGAATGAAATATTACACAGTTTTGGCGAGCCAGAGAAATTTCTCAAAGTCCAGCCAGGAAAAGCCAGTCTCAATCTCATAAATCTATTACCTAGGGAGATGGGTGTGCTTCTATCCTTAGCTTTAAATAAATCAAGGAAGTCGGGTAAAACAGCGGAAAGCTCATCCATCAAATTAACAGAGTTAAGTGAAGGAAATACTGAATATCGATTGCGAGCTATTCCTCTCAATGATGAAGACTCTACTGACCAAGTTCTTGCTATCATCGAATCTTGTCACGTAAAAGATCCCATAGAAGACACAGAACCCATTCAACTAACTTCACAAACTGAGCAGCGCATAGCCGATCTCGAGCAAGAACTAGAATCAACACGCGAAAGTCTTCAAGCTGCTATAGAGGAGACAGAAGCTTCTAATGAAGAACTTCAAGCTACCAATGAGGAACTCATTGCTTCTAATGAAGAGCTTCAAAGCACGAATGAAGAATTAGAGTCTGTCAATGAAGAGCTCCACACACTCAATTCGGAATATCAAGAAAAGATCCAAGACCTCACCGACCTGAATGATGATATCAACAATCTATTGCAAACCACTGATCTTGGACTGCTTTTACTAGATACTTCTATGTGTATCAGACGCTTCACTATGGCTCTGACGAGAGAGATAAATATTTTACCTCATGATGTAGGTCGTCCACTGAGTGACTTATCCCACCCCATCATTGCCAAAATACTCCCTGAAGCAGAGGAAGTTATATCCACCAGGAAGCCTGTTGAAAAGACTATCAAACTAAATAGACGCACCTGGTATCTTGTTCGGGTGACTCCATTTGAAACTCAAGAGGGCGAAAACCAGGGACTTGTCATAACAGTCATTAATGTTACCCAGGTCAAGAACCAGGAGGATCAAATACGCAAAGACCTACAGAAGTTCAAAAAGGCAGAACAAATTAAAGAAGTCATTTTGAATTCCTTACCTTCGCATATCGCTATTCTAGATAACAAAGGTATCATCACAGATGTCAATGATGCTTGGAGAAAGTTCGGAGACGAAAATGGCCTACAAGATGAACATTCATGTATAGGCACTAGCTATTTCAACGCAGTAGAATCTGCTGATGGCTTTTGTACTAAAGAAAAATCAAATGTAGTCGAAGGACTCAAAAAGATACTAATGGGAGGCTCAAAACACTTCAGCTTAGAATATCCGTGTCATTCAGAAACTGAAGAGCGCTGGTTTCGTATGGATATTGCTCCACTGATCGTTTCTAGGAAAGTAATCGGTGCTGTTGTTATGCATACTAATATTACTCTAGAGTTTGATGCCAGAAGTTTACAATCCTCCGGTTAG
- a CDS encoding PAS domain S-box protein, with protein sequence MTFEDPRSSGIIALSESLKSAHLPNNSFDDSNTTHLSDEISQKLNIYHIELEVQNEELRQSQEALAESHKRYFKHFEFAPIGIIRTDLDGIILDANQMALEFLGIAKDSLRRHPKKLIDFLEVRNRTNYENHLGELRKDVSYHAIDARIHSRQGDNRYVRIQSTVSGSEGKGVEAYTTIIDISEITSTRNHLAKLNAETQKLAMVASRTRNIAFITDRTGQIEWYNDSASIHFGLHYTNDDKINFIKIISDRSPKSEITETIKDSIIRRETFSVEAELLINHNKKAWFQIDSDTVVNDENIITNYVILCTDITELKESERESIEAKERFKKLFSHSITGKAVLSTSGKIVEANEAFIKILSRSGQKVKGTSIKNFVDISHSKLLEMLAQASYRSSKKLRDMVWELKDHCYPVQQTAASLSPLRYNMRGRQVLLEMQDVTREHKLKSALIHREQQLKCMMEQAPLGIVRMDLEGRLISWNDYFLNILELSKTTDIIDCLLDDVLRSPNQSCKPYIEKIYHNSQSPVQFETTVNSITEYGSKIHIHFHLSAILGDDGKPLFIMGVCEDVSHQKELEDHKLQSAKVEALGLFAGGIAHDFNNMMMGLLANLDFCLMDKPDRELLEEARDAALRASKLAARLVSFSKGGVFEIKSHPISSLITPAVEFALRGSNIKPVFDIPVEIPNILADIEQITLVIDNLVINSREVMPDGGHYYVSARFIKISEDSLKLGLKSGDYIKLSFIDEGGGVPDEIRSKIFDPYFTTKAHGNGIGLATCNNVVSKHGGTITVSNTSNGACFTVMIPAAESADNSASDTQLTECIMGSGKILLIDDDQIIRKSLARSLTKIGYEVSTLADGADAVSFLERAQAKGIEYNLIILDATIPGGIGGIEALKRLQSFNKDITAVLCTGHADTDDVAAWKDHGFKALIPKPCDIKALSLIISDILK encoded by the coding sequence ATGACTTTCGAAGATCCCAGATCAAGTGGAATCATTGCTCTTTCAGAGAGCTTAAAATCTGCCCACCTACCCAATAATTCATTTGATGATAGTAATACAACTCATTTATCCGATGAAATTTCTCAAAAGTTAAATATCTACCATATAGAGTTAGAAGTTCAAAATGAAGAACTTAGACAGTCTCAAGAAGCTCTAGCTGAATCTCATAAAAGATATTTTAAGCACTTTGAATTTGCCCCCATTGGTATCATTCGAACTGACCTTGATGGGATCATTCTTGATGCCAATCAAATGGCACTTGAATTCCTGGGAATTGCCAAAGATAGCCTTCGAAGACATCCCAAAAAACTAATCGACTTTCTTGAGGTAAGGAACCGGACGAATTACGAAAACCACCTAGGAGAACTCAGAAAAGACGTCTCTTATCATGCTATAGACGCTCGAATACATTCACGTCAAGGAGACAATCGATATGTTCGTATTCAGAGCACCGTAAGTGGCTCAGAAGGTAAAGGCGTAGAAGCCTATACTACCATTATTGACATTTCAGAAATTACTTCTACCCGCAACCACCTCGCCAAACTCAACGCTGAAACTCAAAAACTTGCCATGGTGGCAAGTAGAACTCGCAATATTGCTTTTATTACCGATAGAACCGGGCAAATAGAGTGGTATAACGATAGTGCTTCTATTCACTTTGGCTTGCATTATACAAATGACGATAAGATAAATTTTATCAAAATTATTTCAGATAGATCACCCAAATCAGAAATTACTGAAACTATTAAAGATTCCATTATTAGAAGGGAAACTTTCTCAGTTGAAGCTGAGCTACTGATCAATCACAATAAGAAAGCCTGGTTTCAAATAGACAGTGATACAGTTGTTAATGATGAAAATATTATCACCAACTATGTGATCCTTTGCACAGATATCACTGAGCTTAAAGAATCTGAACGTGAATCAATAGAGGCTAAAGAGCGTTTCAAAAAACTGTTTTCTCATTCTATTACTGGTAAAGCTGTTTTGTCTACTTCCGGTAAAATAGTTGAAGCCAATGAGGCATTTATCAAAATTCTTTCTCGGAGTGGACAGAAAGTCAAAGGCACTAGCATTAAAAACTTTGTTGATATCAGTCATAGCAAACTACTTGAGATGCTTGCGCAAGCCTCTTATCGATCCTCCAAAAAACTCAGAGACATGGTTTGGGAGCTAAAGGACCATTGTTACCCAGTCCAGCAAACGGCAGCTAGCTTGTCGCCTTTGAGATATAATATGCGCGGAAGACAAGTATTACTGGAGATGCAAGATGTCACACGCGAGCACAAACTCAAGTCAGCACTCATTCACAGAGAACAACAACTTAAGTGTATGATGGAACAAGCTCCACTAGGGATTGTGAGAATGGACCTAGAGGGAAGGCTTATTTCTTGGAACGACTATTTTCTCAATATCTTAGAACTAAGTAAAACCACAGATATTATCGATTGTCTTTTAGATGATGTGCTGAGAAGCCCTAATCAAAGTTGTAAACCTTATATAGAAAAAATTTATCACAACAGCCAGAGCCCCGTTCAATTTGAAACAACCGTCAATTCAATCACCGAATATGGTTCTAAAATTCACATCCACTTCCATTTGAGTGCTATCCTCGGTGACGACGGAAAGCCTTTATTTATTATGGGAGTCTGTGAAGACGTCTCACACCAGAAAGAGCTTGAGGACCATAAACTGCAGTCTGCTAAAGTTGAAGCTTTAGGCCTCTTTGCTGGTGGCATAGCTCACGATTTTAACAATATGATGATGGGACTTTTAGCTAACCTAGATTTTTGTTTGATGGACAAGCCCGATCGCGAGCTGCTTGAAGAAGCCAGAGACGCCGCCCTACGTGCCAGTAAACTCGCTGCAAGGCTTGTTTCTTTTTCTAAAGGAGGAGTTTTTGAAATCAAATCTCATCCCATATCTAGCTTAATCACACCCGCGGTTGAGTTTGCTTTACGTGGATCAAATATCAAACCGGTATTCGATATACCTGTTGAAATTCCCAATATCCTCGCAGACATTGAACAAATCACACTTGTTATTGATAACCTTGTCATTAATTCCAGAGAAGTCATGCCAGATGGAGGGCACTACTATGTATCCGCAAGATTTATAAAAATTTCCGAAGATTCTTTAAAACTTGGATTAAAGAGTGGTGACTACATTAAGCTAAGTTTCATAGATGAAGGTGGTGGCGTTCCGGATGAAATCCGCTCTAAAATTTTTGACCCTTATTTCACTACCAAAGCCCACGGCAATGGAATCGGATTAGCTACTTGTAATAATGTTGTTTCCAAACATGGCGGGACCATAACCGTTTCCAATACCTCTAATGGTGCTTGTTTTACGGTCATGATTCCTGCGGCAGAATCTGCTGATAACTCTGCATCTGACACTCAGTTGACAGAATGTATTATGGGCTCAGGCAAAATTTTACTAATAGATGATGATCAGATTATACGCAAAAGCTTAGCACGCTCACTCACTAAGATCGGATATGAAGTTTCTACTTTAGCAGATGGAGCAGATGCGGTAAGTTTCTTGGAAAGAGCTCAAGCAAAAGGTATTGAATACAACCTTATTATCTTGGATGCAACGATCCCAGGTGGAATTGGCGGAATTGAAGCATTAAAGCGCCTGCAAAGTTTCAACAAAGATATTACGGCGGTTCTCTGCACGGGGCATGCGGATACAGATGATGTTGCCGCTTGGAAAGATCATGGCTTCAAGGCACTTATACCCAAGCCATGTGATATCAAAGCTCTATCACTCATCATTTCAGATATTCTAAAATAA